In Synechococcus sp. MU1643, a single window of DNA contains:
- a CDS encoding branched-chain amino acid ABC transporter permease codes for MQLLLESLFNGVAIGSVLLMAALGLAIVFGLMGVINLAHGELIMLGAYTTYVVQLIFKLPALQPVYNAYVLVALPLAFIVSGVVGILLERTVIRRLYGNPLETLLATWGVSLILQQFVRSVPLAHAAGLILALVLGFGLPLMLPSSLLAGPRARLVRAGSWAISALGGVLLAGGLASQISRIARATSRNVDVTAPKWMRGGIEFIDITFPVPRLVIIVITIVAVVGVTWFLNKSVWGMRIRAVTQNRSMSDCLGISTDTVDVLTFGIGSGLAGVAGVAVSLLGSVGPNVGGSYIVGCFMVVVLGGVGNLLGTVLASFAIGLLTDLIGAGRLLTIWPDMPAPMAGAVNFFATTSMAQVMVFALIVVFLQFRPAGLFPQKGRMVEA; via the coding sequence GTGCAACTGCTTCTCGAAAGCCTGTTCAACGGTGTTGCCATCGGCTCGGTGCTGCTGATGGCCGCCCTCGGACTGGCCATTGTCTTCGGCCTCATGGGCGTGATCAACCTTGCTCATGGCGAGCTGATCATGCTTGGGGCCTACACCACCTACGTGGTGCAGCTGATCTTCAAGCTGCCTGCGCTGCAGCCGGTTTACAACGCCTACGTGCTGGTCGCGCTTCCCCTGGCATTCATCGTTAGTGGTGTGGTCGGCATCCTGCTGGAACGCACCGTGATTCGCCGGCTCTACGGCAACCCGCTAGAGACGTTGCTTGCGACCTGGGGTGTCAGCTTGATTCTTCAGCAGTTTGTGCGGAGTGTTCCCCTGGCCCACGCCGCCGGCCTGATCCTGGCGCTGGTGCTGGGCTTTGGCCTCCCGCTGATGCTTCCCTCCTCTCTCCTGGCGGGGCCTCGAGCACGCTTGGTGCGTGCGGGGAGTTGGGCTATTTCAGCCCTGGGAGGCGTGCTACTGGCGGGGGGCCTTGCCTCACAAATCAGTCGCATCGCCCGAGCCACATCACGCAACGTGGATGTGACGGCACCTAAATGGATGCGTGGTGGGATCGAATTCATAGACATCACCTTTCCTGTGCCGCGTCTGGTGATCATCGTGATCACGATCGTTGCTGTGGTTGGGGTGACGTGGTTCCTCAACAAAAGCGTGTGGGGCATGCGCATTCGTGCCGTCACCCAGAACCGTTCGATGAGTGATTGCCTGGGCATCTCCACCGACACCGTTGATGTGCTCACCTTCGGCATCGGCTCCGGTTTGGCCGGGGTGGCGGGGGTTGCTGTTTCCCTGCTGGGATCGGTGGGCCCCAATGTGGGCGGGTCTTACATCGTGGGCTGCTTCATGGTGGTGGTGCTTGGTGGCGTCGGAAACCTGTTGGGCACTGTGCTTGCCTCCTTCGCCATCGGCCTGCTCACCGACCTGATCGGCGCTGGTCGCCTGCTGACGATTTGGCCTGACATGCCGGCTCCTATGGCCGGTGCGGTGAATTTCTTTGCCACCACGAGCATGGCTCAAGTGATGGTGTTTGCTCTGATCGTGGTGTTCCTTCAATTCCGTCCCGCGGGTCTGTTCCCGCAGAAGGGACGCATGGTGGAGGCTTGA
- the urtC gene encoding urea ABC transporter permease subunit UrtC, with translation MFQAFQQRRWPLIILWVVIVAAIVAAPAVLPVFRLNLLGRFLSLAIVALGIDLIWGFTGLLSLGQGIFFALGGYVAAMYLQLNSSGDLPNGIPEFFSLYGVNRLPAFWEPFHSPLVTLVAIWLVPAVLAAVLGNLVFRNRIKGVYFSILTQAALLVFFNFFNGQQKLINGTNGLKTDVTQLFGQMVGSPEMQRGFFWLTSVVVILAWLFLRWVVRGRFGDVLIAIRDDEPRLRFAGYNPTLFKTIVFAIAGGLAGIGGALYTVQSGIVSPQYMTVPFSIEMVIWVAVGGRGTLVGAILGAVVINYAKSLVSEALPQSWLFIQGGLFILVVTALPEGVIGWFRGDGPRNWLNRFGISRRSETYPRLDLEGQEEVQS, from the coding sequence ATGTTCCAAGCATTTCAACAACGCCGTTGGCCTTTGATCATCCTTTGGGTAGTGATCGTTGCGGCCATCGTCGCTGCGCCTGCTGTTCTGCCGGTGTTTCGGCTGAATTTGTTGGGTCGCTTTCTCTCCCTGGCGATCGTTGCCCTGGGCATCGACTTGATCTGGGGCTTCACCGGTCTGCTTAGCCTCGGCCAGGGCATCTTTTTTGCCCTTGGCGGCTACGTGGCAGCCATGTACCTGCAGTTGAACAGCTCGGGTGATCTTCCCAACGGCATTCCCGAGTTCTTCAGCCTTTATGGCGTGAATCGGTTGCCCGCGTTCTGGGAGCCGTTCCATTCCCCGTTGGTCACCCTGGTGGCGATTTGGCTGGTTCCAGCCGTCCTGGCCGCTGTGCTCGGCAACCTGGTGTTCCGCAACCGGATCAAGGGGGTCTACTTCTCGATCCTCACCCAGGCTGCCCTGCTCGTTTTCTTCAATTTCTTCAACGGACAGCAGAAGCTGATTAATGGCACTAACGGTCTTAAAACCGATGTGACCCAGTTGTTCGGTCAGATGGTGGGTTCCCCCGAGATGCAGCGGGGCTTTTTCTGGTTGACCTCTGTGGTGGTAATCCTGGCCTGGCTGTTTCTGCGCTGGGTGGTGCGGGGACGGTTCGGTGATGTGTTGATCGCCATTCGCGATGACGAACCCCGGCTGCGCTTTGCGGGTTACAACCCAACTCTGTTCAAGACGATCGTCTTCGCTATCGCTGGTGGTTTGGCAGGAATCGGTGGTGCGCTTTACACCGTTCAGTCGGGCATTGTTTCGCCGCAGTACATGACTGTTCCCTTCTCGATTGAGATGGTGATCTGGGTTGCGGTGGGTGGTCGAGGCACGCTTGTGGGAGCCATTCTTGGCGCCGTGGTCATCAACTACGCCAAGAGTTTGGTGAGCGAAGCGCTCCCCCAGAGTTGGTTGTTCATCCAAGGAGGCCTGTTCATCCTCGTGGTGACCGCCTTGCCTGAGGGCGTCATTGGTTGGTTCCGAGGTGATGGCCCTCGCAATTGGCTCAACCGATTTGGCATTTCCCGTCGGAGTGAGACCTATCCACGTCTCGATCTTGAAGGTCAGGAAGAGGTTCAGTCATGA
- the urtD gene encoding urea ABC transporter ATP-binding protein UrtD — protein sequence MSTALLELRQITVSFDGFLALRDLNLSLQPGELRAVIGPNGAGKTTFLDVITGKTAPTEGDVVFKGRSLVGTREHRIARFGIGRKFQSPRVFEKLSVQENLALAVSQPKQPWPLLVGGLNGQQRDRVQHLMSIVNLQNRSDWAAGSLSHGQKQWLEIAMLVGQDPDLLLVDEPVAGLTDEETDLTADLLKSLAGDQTVLVIEHDMEFIRRLESPVTVLHQGHVLCEGTMDQVQADPRVIEVYLGTTEEENP from the coding sequence ATGAGTACGGCTTTATTGGAGTTGCGCCAAATCACCGTCAGTTTTGATGGCTTTTTGGCGCTCCGCGATCTCAACCTCAGCCTTCAGCCAGGGGAGCTGCGCGCGGTGATCGGCCCGAATGGCGCTGGTAAGACCACCTTCCTCGATGTGATCACCGGCAAGACCGCTCCGACTGAGGGGGATGTCGTGTTCAAGGGACGCTCTCTGGTGGGAACGCGCGAGCACCGCATCGCGCGCTTCGGCATCGGCCGCAAGTTTCAGAGCCCTCGTGTTTTTGAGAAGCTCAGTGTTCAGGAGAACTTGGCTCTGGCCGTGAGCCAGCCGAAGCAGCCCTGGCCATTGCTGGTAGGGGGCCTGAATGGGCAGCAGCGAGACCGTGTTCAGCACTTGATGAGCATCGTCAACCTCCAGAACCGTTCCGATTGGGCTGCTGGGTCGTTGTCCCACGGCCAGAAGCAGTGGCTTGAGATCGCCATGCTGGTGGGTCAGGATCCCGACCTGTTGCTGGTGGATGAGCCGGTGGCTGGGCTTACGGATGAGGAGACTGATCTAACGGCGGATCTGCTCAAGTCGTTGGCGGGGGATCAAACCGTGTTGGTGATTGAGCACGACATGGAATTCATTCGGCGACTTGAAAGTCCGGTGACGGTGCTGCACCAAGGTCATGTTCTCTGTGAGGGCACGATGGATCAGGTGCAGGCCGATCCTCGTGTGATTGAGGTTTATCTCGGCACCACTGAGGAGGAGAACCCATGA
- the urtE gene encoding urea ABC transporter ATP-binding subunit UrtE, which yields MTNLLEIQGLNTFYGESHILRDVDLSVKSGEMVCLIGRNGVGKTTLLKSLIGLLRPRSGSMAFDGAQLERQPPHQRARAGIGYVPQGREIIPQLTVEENLLLGMEALPGGLARHRHIDPFVYELFPILQEFLPRKGGDLSGGQQQQLAIARALLGKPKLLLLDEPTEGIQPNIVQDIEAAVRQIIADTGIGVLLVEQHLHFVRQAERYYAMQRGGIVASGSTSELSQAVVDQFLSV from the coding sequence ATGACGAATTTGCTGGAGATCCAGGGCCTCAACACCTTTTACGGTGAAAGTCACATTCTTCGGGATGTTGATCTCAGCGTGAAGTCGGGCGAGATGGTGTGTTTGATCGGCCGCAATGGTGTGGGCAAAACCACCCTGCTGAAATCACTGATCGGTTTGTTACGCCCCCGCTCCGGATCTATGGCGTTCGATGGAGCTCAACTGGAGCGTCAGCCCCCCCATCAGCGCGCTCGGGCCGGGATTGGCTATGTGCCCCAAGGTCGAGAGATCATTCCCCAGCTAACGGTGGAAGAAAACTTGCTTTTGGGGATGGAGGCTTTGCCGGGTGGATTGGCGCGGCATCGCCACATCGATCCGTTCGTTTATGAGCTGTTCCCGATTCTTCAGGAGTTTTTACCGCGCAAGGGCGGGGATTTGAGTGGGGGTCAGCAACAACAATTGGCTATTGCCCGTGCCTTGCTCGGCAAACCAAAGCTGTTGCTGTTGGACGAGCCCACCGAGGGTATTCAGCCCAATATCGTTCAGGATATTGAAGCTGCTGTTCGGCAGATCATCGCCGACACTGGGATTGGGGTGTTGTTGGTGGAGCAACATCTCCATTTCGTTCGCCAGGCGGAGCGCTATTACGCCATGCAACGGGGCGGGATTGTCGCCAGTGGGTCAACCAGCGAACTCAGTCAGGCGGTTGTCGACCAGTTCTTGAGCGTTTAG
- a CDS encoding DUF1830 domain-containing protein, producing the protein MIECVYQNDTSRMVIVKCIGSDHFYREKVVMPTEVFWFEAPQEARLEIWKMSMTGQMLHVRADVSDYAMADEPAKESLWAS; encoded by the coding sequence ATGATTGAGTGTGTCTATCAAAACGACACCAGTCGGATGGTGATCGTGAAATGCATTGGCTCCGACCACTTCTATCGAGAGAAGGTGGTGATGCCCACAGAGGTCTTTTGGTTCGAAGCACCTCAAGAGGCACGCTTGGAAATCTGGAAAATGTCGATGACAGGACAAATGCTCCATGTGCGTGCTGATGTGAGCGACTACGCCATGGCTGATGAACCTGCAAAAGAATCTCTCTGGGCCAGCTGA